Sequence from the Bacteroidales bacterium genome:
ACAAAAGGATATCACGCATAAACCTGAGCACAAAAGGGCACTTCATTTCGGCAGGGTCTTTCAGAATCCGTTCTCCGGCACCGCTCCTGACATGACCGTTTCCGAGAACCTGTCGCTGGCAGCAAAAAAAGGATCCCCCCGTGGACTGGGCTTGGCCCTGAACGCAAGGAGCAGGTCCCTTTTCAGGGAACGGATCAAATCGCTGAACATGGAAATGGAAGACAGGCTCCAGACACCCATTGGAAAGCTTTCCGGAGGTCAGCGCCAGGCCATCACGCTGCTGATGGCCTCGTGGGTGAAACCCGACATCCTGCTGCTGGATGAACATACTGCCGCCCTGGATCCCAAAACAGCCTCCAAGGTAGTTCAGCTCACCCGCGAAATCGTCGAAAAGGATCACCTGACTACCCTGATGGTCACACATTCCATGCAGCAGGCCATTCTTCTTGGCGACAGAATCCTGATGCTTCACCGGGGAAAAATCGTGAAGGATATCACCGGAGAAGAAAAAAAGAATCTGAAAGTCAACGATCTGATGGCATTTTTTGATGAGATCAGAAAAAAGGATCTCATCGATCCTTCCCTTGCGGAAATGTTCCGTCAAAACTATTTGTAACCACAATTTACCTATCCTGAAGATCCAAAGGTATAAATTCCTAATTTTACGACCTAATTTTCCATCATTCGATGATTGACTTTGAGGGAGCCAAGAAATTTATCATTGACAAGCTGAGAAATGAACTGCGGCCGGAGTTGCAGTACCATAATTTCGAACATACGCTGGATGTTCTTGAATCGGTCGAGCGGTTGGCCTCGCTGGAAAAGGAAAACGGGCACGACCTGCTGCTGCTGAAAACAGCTGCCCTTTTTCACGATTCCGGAATGCTGATCCGGTACGGTGACCACGAAGAGGCTTCCGGGATCATTACCCGACAGTTCCTCCCCGGTTATGGATATTCAGGGAAGGACATTGAAATCATCAACAAAATGATCCTGTCGACTAAACTGCCACAGAATGCCGCTACAAAGCTG
This genomic interval carries:
- a CDS encoding ATP-binding cassette domain-containing protein, with the protein product MTTGEPILRIIDLWKTFHPGTPNEVRALQGISCEIQAGSFVILVGTNGSGKSTLLNAVAGTFLPDSGKILFKQKDITHKPEHKRALHFGRVFQNPFSGTAPDMTVSENLSLAAKKGSPRGLGLALNARSRSLFRERIKSLNMEMEDRLQTPIGKLSGGQRQAITLLMASWVKPDILLLDEHTAALDPKTASKVVQLTREIVEKDHLTTLMVTHSMQQAILLGDRILMLHRGKIVKDITGEEKKNLKVNDLMAFFDEIRKKDLIDPSLAEMFRQNYL
- a CDS encoding HD domain-containing protein, which produces MIDFEGAKKFIIDKLRNELRPELQYHNFEHTLDVLESVERLASLEKENGHDLLLLKTAALFHDSGMLIRYGDHEEASGIITRQFLPGYGYSGKDIEIINKMILSTKLPQNAATKLEKILCDADLDYLGRDDFYMIAHRLRYEWSQLNIFTTSLYEWYRLQMNFLANHDYYTPSAITLRKEKKNVHLAEIRELIKD